One genomic window of Ciona intestinalis chromosome 7, KH, whole genome shotgun sequence includes the following:
- the LOC100178520 gene encoding tyrosine-protein phosphatase non-receptor type 2-like, which produces MKLGRMDELVFAIEEQHGWDKLFREIKATSAAYDLSCRAARSQENRTRNRYRDVSPYDHSRVKLVGGQNDYINGNLVEVESIGRSYILAQGPLPNTSGHMWQMIWEQNSKAVIMLNKIIEKGTTKCDQYWPINPIQPLCFLEDGYEVALLNEKDNMNYIVRELELRKLKSSEPPRIIYQFHYIAWPDFGVPESPTAFLDFLACVREHGVLDSNVGPPVIHCSAGIGRSGTFALVDTCLVYLKMGLPFDVREILLEMRKYRMGLIQTPQQLRFSYLAIAQCERILKQVTHSNDESENSISSTSESEGEEEEKEEEPKQEDQAPEETPPEESDPEEPKENNRKRHAEPEHSVEEKRGKQENNIPEATPAEPVVLENNNVKEGLRQRTVAEKKAELKERIEKIKSNMKESENQSPWKRYIIGGIIATVVVGFAVRYWYG; this is translated from the coding sequence ATGAAGCTTGGAAGAATGGATGAGCTTGTATTTGCAATTGAGGAACAGCATGGCTGGGATAAATTGTTCCGAGAAATAAAAGCTACTTCGGCTGCCTATGATTTATCTTGCAGGGCTGCCAGGTCTCAAGAAAACCGAACCAGGAACCGGTACAGAGATGTCAGCCCATACGACCACAGTAGAGTAAAACTAGTGGGTGGGCAGAATGATTATATAAACGGCAATCTTGTGGAAGTGGAGTCTATTGGTAGATCTTATATCCTGGCACAAGGTCCTTTACCCAACACATCAGGACATATGTGGCAAATGATTTGGGAACAGAATTCAAAAGCAGTAATCATGTTGAATAAGATAATTGAAAAAGGAACCACAAAATGTGACCAATATTGGCCGATTAATCCAATTCAACCACTTTGCTTCCTAGAAGATGGATATGAAGTTGcacttttaaatgaaaaagacAACATGAACTATATTGTACGAGAATTAGAGCTTCGAAAGCTTAAATCAAGTGAACCACCTAGAATTATCTACCAATTTCATTACATCGCATGGCCCGATTTTGGCGTACCAGAGTCACCCACTGCTTTTTTAGATTTCCTTGCTTGTGTAAGAGAGCATGGTGTGCTTGATTCTAATGTTGGACCTCCAGTTATCCATTGTAGTGCAGGGATTGGCAGGTCTGGTACATTCGCCCTCGTGGATACATGCCTTGTGTATCTTAAAATGGGGTTGCCCTTTGATGTCAGAGAAATTTTGCTAGAAATGCGAAAATACCGCATGGGGTTGATACAGACACCACAGCAGCTTCGGTTTAGTTACCTCGCCATTGCTCAATGCGAGAGAATCTTGAAACAGGTTACCCATAGCAACGACGAGAGTGAGAATTCTATTTCTTCCACATCTGAGAGCGAAGGGGAGGAAGAGGAAAAAGAGGAAGAGCCCAAACAGGAGGATCAAGCTCCAGAAGAAACACCTCCTGAAGAATCAGATCCTGAAGAACCGAAAGAGAACAACAGGAAAAGACATGCAGAGCCCGAACATTCAGTAGAAGAAAAAAGGGGAAAGCAAGAAAATAATATTCCAGAAGCAACTCCAGCCGAGCCTGTTGTTCTCGAAAATAACAATGTTAAAGAAGGATTACGGCAGCGAACAGTGGCTGAAAAAAAAGCCGAACTGAAAGAACGGATTGAGAAAATTAAATCCAATATGAAAGAAAGTGAAAACCAATCGCCGTGGAAACGTTATATTATTGGTGGTATTATAGCAACTGTTGTTGTAGGATTTGCAGTTCGTTATTGGTACGGTTGA